AACCCGCGCAGCCAGGTCGCCTACCAGCGAAGCTGCGGTCTGGCGTCCTTCCTTGTCCTTCATGGTCGTGACGACGTTGTCCGGCTTGTACGCCATCACGTAGATCTTCTCCTCCCGCACCGGGACGAGAGTGTTGCCGTCCAGCCGGATCACGTCCCTGGATGGGTCCAGGAATGCGCCGGGGTCCAGGACCTGCCGCCCGCCGACCGTTACCCTCCCGTGGCGTACAAGTTCGTCCGCGGTCCGCCGGGAAACGTTCGCCGCCAGCGAGATATACCGGTTGAGCCGTTCACTTCCCGGCATATCTCACCGGGGTGCTCGGCGGGAAGTTAATCATTCGTCTCGCCGCCCTCCTCGCGGGAAGCGGCTTCGCTAAGGACGTCGTCGGAAACGCCCTCCGGCAGACCGGGCTCGGTGGAAAGCAGAGGCTCTCCGTGTTCCGCCGCGTCAAGGCTTGCGGCAAGCTCGTTTTCCGCAGGAGGCGTGAACGTTTCCGCCGGATGCTCGGTTGCGACTCCTCCTGTGGCTTCCACAAGGAAATCCTCGATGTCGTGCATCGACGGGAGGTCGGACAGGCTGGCAAGCCCGAACACCTCCAGGAATTCCCTCGACGTGCCGAAGAGAAACGGCCTGCCGATTGCGTCCTTCTTGCCAACCACCTTGACCAGACGCCGCTCCATCAGGGTCTTGAGCGACCCCGCGCAATCAACACCGCGGATCTGTTCGATTTCGAGGCGAGTCACCGGCTGCTTGTAGGCGACGATGGAGAGCGTCTCGAGCGCCGCCCGTGAGAAACGCTGCGGCTTGATGTCGAACAATGCGCGCACGTATTCCTGGTTGGCGGGATTTGTGCGGAACTGTACACCTTTGGCCACTTCCTCCACCACGACGCCGGAGCCGTCCGGCGGATACTTAGACTGTAGAATGCGGATGACCTCGCGGACCGACGCCCTGGAAAGACCTCCCAGGATCTGCCCGGCCTTTTCGAGTGAAAGCGGCTGCTCGGAGACCAGCATCAGGCTCTCCAGGATGGAGGCGGCACGGGAGAGATCGGCGTCCCTGTCCGCCCGATCGTCCGC
The DNA window shown above is from Deltaproteobacteria bacterium and carries:
- the scpB gene encoding SMC-Scp complex subunit ScpB, translated to MEENPKNPTADEPAEHSSEDAGNGPTQDVAAEPTPADDRADRDADLSRAASILESLMLVSEQPLSLEKAGQILGGLSRASVREVIRILQSKYPPDGSGVVVEEVAKGVQFRTNPANQEYVRALFDIKPQRFSRAALETLSIVAYKQPVTRLEIEQIRGVDCAGSLKTLMERRLVKVVGKKDAIGRPFLFGTSREFLEVFGLASLSDLPSMHDIEDFLVEATGGVATEHPAETFTPPAENELAASLDAAEHGEPLLSTEPGLPEGVSDDVLSEAASREEGGETND